The sequence below is a genomic window from Zygosaccharomyces rouxii strain CBS732 chromosome D complete sequence.
CTACAATTAGTGGTACAACGACCTCTTACGTTACATGGTGCCCCTTGACTTCCGGCTCTAGTTCACCATCTAGTGCGCCATCCGGACCATCTGGCTCATCTGGTGTTCCAAGTTCCTCCTACAGCTCGCTTGCTTCACGTTTCTCATCCAGTAGCTCAAGTGCTCCTGCTAGTAGCTCAAGTGCTCCTGCTAGTAGCTCAAGTGCTCCTGCTAGTAGCTCAAGTGCTCCTGCTAGTAGCTCAAGTGCTCCTTCTGTTCCATCAAGTTCCGATACAACAGTCGTAGGCACGACCACTTCAGCTACTGAATCCTGGAAAACCATAACTATTTCTACTGAGGTCTGTTCTCATGGAGGTTGTACTAAATCGATGATTACCACTACATCTAAACCAAGTGCATCATCTAGCGCACCATCCAGCGCACCATCCAGCGCACCATCTCTCTCTGTACACACCGTTTCAAGCCTTTCTACCGTTGTGAGTACAATTAGCGGTACAGTGACTTCTTACACTACATGGTGTCCCTTGACTACCACTTCTAGTTCACCATCTAGTGCACCATCTAGCAGTTcaggttcatcatctaGTATTCCAAGTTCATCGTACAGCTCAGTTGCTGCACGTTTCTCATCCAGTGCTTCCGGTAGTTCAAGTACTCCATCTCCAACTGTGCACACTATTTCAAGTCTTTCTACCATTGTGAGTACAATTAGCGGTACAGTGACTTCTTACACTACATGGTGTCCCTTGACTACCACTTCTAGTTCACCATCTAGTGCACCATCTAGCAGTTcaggttcatcatctaGTATTCCAAGTTCATCGTACAGCTCAGTTGCTGCACGTTTCTCATCCAGTGCTTCCGGTAGTTCAAGTACTCCATCTCCATCTGTGCACACTATTTCAAGTCTTTCTACAGTTGTGAGTACAATTAGCGGTACAGTTACCTCTTACACTACATGGTGCCCGTTGACTACCACTTCTAGCTCACAATCTAGTGCAGCTTCCAGCCCAGCTGTTAGCTCAAGTACTCCAGCTGTTAGCTCAAGCACTCCAGCTGTTAGCTCAAGCACACCAGCTGTTAGCTCAAGCACTCCAGCTGTTAGCTCAAGTGCATCATCTGTTAGCTCAAGTGCATCATCTGTTAGCTTAAGTGCACAATCCAGCCCATCTGCTAGCTCAAGTACTCCATCTGCTAGCTCAAGTATATCATCCGGTAGCTCAAGTGCACCATCTAGTACACCATCCGGACCATCTGGCTCATCTAGTATTCCGATTACCTCCTACAGCTCGCTTGCTGCACGCTCATCATCTAGTGCACCCTCCGGCCCATCTGGTAGCTCAAGTGCTCCATCTAATGTCACTACTCCAGTCAGCAGTTCTACCATTGGTACTACTACGTCAGGTTCTGATACAACACTCGTTGGTACGACCACTTCAGCTACTGAATTCTGGAAAACCATAACTGTTTCTACTGAGGTCTGTTCTCATGGAGGCTGTACTAAATCGATGATTACCACAACATCTAAACCGAGTGCATCATCTAGCACACCATCTAGTATTCCATCTGGTCCTTCCAGTAGCTCGAGTGCGCCATCTCCATCTGTGCACACTGTTTCAAGTCTTTCTACCGTCGTGAGTACAATCAACGGCACATCGACCTCTTACACTACATGGTGCCCCTTGACTTCCGGCTCTAGTTCACCATCTAGTGCACCATCTAGCACACCATCCGGTCCATCTAGCAGTTCTAGTGCACCATCTAGCACACCATCCGGTCCATCTAGCTCATCTAGTGTTTCGATTACCTCCTACAGCTCGCTTGCTGCACGCTCATCATCTAGTGCACCCTCCGGCCCATCTGGTAGCTCAAGTGCTCCATCTAATGTCACTACTCCAGTCAGCAGTTCTACCATTGGTACTACTACGTCAGGTTCTGATACAACACTCGTTGGTACGACCACTTCAGCTACTGAATCCCGGAATACCGTAACTGTTTCTACTGAGGTCTGTTCCCATGGAAGCTGTACTACATCAACAATTACCAGCACATCTAAACCTAGTACACCATCTAGCACGCCATCTGGTAGCTCATCCTCTACTAAACCAAGTGGATCAACCTCAAGTGGCTCAAAACCCGCTAGTTTGACAACCACCTCCGAATCGAGTACTCCAGTCCTATCTTCGTCCCAGGCATCGGAAACAACACACATTACTTCTAGTATTTTAACAGTAATAACCACCGTTAGCGGCACTGCAACCTCTTACACCACTTGGTGCCCATTAACGTCCACTACTGTTGGTTCCTCTACGGGCTATATTCCAGTTACCTCGGCTTCTAGTACGCTATCATCTACTGAAGCAGGTTCCAGCTCTGGTCCCTCCTCTAGTACTTCTTCCTCTGTTCCATCATCTACCTATTCTGAAAGCTCTTCAAGTGCACCATCTGTTCAATCCTTTAGTTCAAAACCAGCCTCAAGCAGGCCTGGTAGTTCTCTGGTTTCTTCATCCCAAACTGAAAGCAAACCATCCACTGCAAGCACCGTATCTACCGTTATTACCACTGTCAGTGGAGTTTCAACTTCCTACACAACTTGGTGTCCATTGACTTCTTCGACTGAGTTCGGTGCTCCTTCTAGTAGTCCAGTATCTAGTAGCGGTGATACAACTTCTACCGCAGTTTCAACCACTGAAGCAACTCCAGCCCCATCTTCCTCTGGTGCAGCCCCAAGTTCTTCGGCGTCTGTGGAAGCATCCTCTCATACTACTGATACTTCATCAAGTACACCTCAAGCTTCTAGCACAATTTCAACTGTTATAACTACAGTTAGCGGTGTATCCACTTCTTATACCACTTGGTGCCCATTGTCTGATTCTAGTGCTACTGCCTCtggttcttcttttgcTGAAACTTCTCCAGCGGCTACTGGATCTACAGCTCCAAGTCAAGCTATTTCTAGTGGAGTTCCTTCAAGTACTTCGGCAGCATTTTCTTCACTTGCACCAGCTTCTCAAACcacttcttcaccaacttcAACCGGCGGTGTTACGACTGAAGTGGCTAACTCTTGGAAGACCGTCACTATTTCGACCGAAGTCTGTTCCAATGGTGCTTGCGAAACGTCTGCCGTTGTAACAACCACTCCACATGTGATTACTCACTATAGTACCTATGTTTACACCAGCAGCTGGGGTAATCACTCGTTTACAAATACAAGTGGTCCCGTACCGTCCTCGACAAGCCTCCAAAGCTCATTGGCTCCAACTACAGCAGCACCAAGTGCAAATTCCACTCTTTCCACGATCCAAACTACCATTAACGGGACTTCAACAGTTTATTCCACTTGGTGCCCATTGACTGCAACTTCCTCAGACCACGTTACTGCTAGTGAAAATACCAAAATACTAGCTTCCACTTCAAGCACCCTGTCTTCTAGTTCTCAGGTACCCACGTCAGCTGCTAACAATAAGAACATTGATGCTACAGCAACTAAACCAAAGGGTACTTCCTCCTCAGCTCCTAATGCTGGCGCTTCCACATTTTCCGGACCCTCCATCTCTGCTTACAGTGGTGCAG
It includes:
- a CDS encoding uncharacterized protein (no similarity); this encodes MKYFRLILALAPVIDSSFAQFSPNAGGSSGPGGSNDTSTPSSIAPAPSGSSSLSSWGVSSVPSSTPPSPSDTTVFGTTTSNTESWNTVVVSTEVCSHEGCTNSMITTTSKPDSTSAPSSASYGIPSSSHSSLAARSSSSAPSGPSGSSSVPSGSSNTPSVHTASSLSTVVTTISGTTTSYVTWCPLTSGSSSPSSAPSGPSGSSGVPSSSYSSLASRFSSSSSSAPASSSSAPASSSSAPASSSSAPASSSSAPSVPSSSDTTVVGTTTSATESWKTITISTEVCSHGGCTKSMITTTSKPSASSSAPSSAPSSAPSLSVHTVSSLSTVVSTISGTVTSYTTWCPLTTTSSSPSSAPSSSSGSSSSIPSSSYSSVAARFSSSASGSSSTPSPTVHTISSLSTIVSTISGTVTSYTTWCPLTTTSSSPSSAPSSSSGSSSSIPSSSYSSVAARFSSSASGSSSTPSPSVHTISSLSTVVSTISGTVTSYTTWCPLTTTSSSQSSAASSPAVSSSTPAVSSSTPAVSSSTPAVSSSTPAVSSSASSVSSSASSVSLSAQSSPSASSSTPSASSSISSGSSSAPSSTPSGPSGSSSIPITSYSSLAARSSSSAPSGPSGSSSAPSNVTTPVSSSTIGTTTSGSDTTLVGTTTSATEFWKTITVSTEVCSHGGCTKSMITTTSKPSASSSTPSSIPSGPSSSSSAPSPSVHTVSSLSTVVSTINGTSTSYTTWCPLTSGSSSPSSAPSSTPSGPSSSSSAPSSTPSGPSSSSSVSITSYSSLAARSSSSAPSGPSGSSSAPSNVTTPVSSSTIGTTTSGSDTTLVGTTTSATESRNTVTVSTEVCSHGSCTTSTITSTSKPSTPSSTPSGSSSSTKPSGSTSSGSKPASLTTTSESSTPVLSSSQASETTHITSSILTVITTVSGTATSYTTWCPLTSTTVGSSTGYIPVTSASSTLSSTEAGSSSGPSSSTSSSVPSSTYSESSSSAPSVQSFSSKPASSRPGSSLVSSSQTESKPSTASTVSTVITTVSGVSTSYTTWCPLTSSTEFGAPSSSPVSSSGDTTSTAVSTTEATPAPSSSGAAPSSSASVEASSHTTDTSSSTPQASSTISTVITTVSGVSTSYTTWCPLSDSSATASGSSFAETSPAATGSTAPSQAISSGVPSSTSAAFSSLAPASQTTSSPTSTGGVTTEVANSWKTVTISTEVCSNGACETSAVVTTTPHVITHYSTYVYTSSWGNHSFTNTSGPVPSSTSLQSSLAPTTAAPSANSTLSTIQTTINGTSTVYSTWCPLTATSSDHVTASENTKILASTSSTLSSSSQVPTSAANNKNIDATATKPKGTSSSAPNAGASTFSGPSISAYSGAAGRLIRNRSLSLLGALVFLI